A genomic window from Candidatus Hydrogenedentota bacterium includes:
- a CDS encoding MFS transporter — MFTPFLRICLGAFLVDFAVMIFITAMPFYVYSQLGGGAAMSGGIGAAQAVCYALASFGSAWLVSRAKNGMIFAVAGAILFGFFSCLFPMSRNPHVCMATATIAMASMALVWPALHAWVGGEPDVHLRAKRMGWFNISWSCGFALSPLAAGPLFDHDYRLPFFALTGLCAVCAVLLRSLPHEKDHYHPASEELLAARAGHDRASEAHLYSAWCATFAGSVLATVTRNVFPKRIDELVASGELRFFWEDAPAAILTADAATKYSWLAFALGATTVLSFFILGRTRRWHHNAAFVLGLEALVAAAFWALGTTRSLAVMSLCFIVTGAFAGVTFFQGVYYSMADTGQKHRRAAINEGAVGLGGFAGSLVFGYLAGRHGMAMPFHYTPVFVAAMMALQMALLRHGRRRED; from the coding sequence ATGTTCACACCTTTCTTACGAATCTGCCTGGGAGCGTTTCTTGTTGATTTCGCGGTGATGATCTTCATCACGGCGATGCCGTTCTATGTTTATAGCCAACTGGGCGGGGGCGCGGCGATGTCGGGCGGGATCGGGGCGGCGCAGGCGGTATGTTATGCGCTGGCGTCCTTCGGGTCGGCGTGGCTGGTCTCGCGCGCGAAGAACGGCATGATCTTCGCCGTCGCGGGCGCGATCCTGTTCGGATTTTTTTCGTGCCTGTTTCCGATGTCGCGGAACCCGCACGTGTGCATGGCGACTGCGACGATCGCCATGGCCTCGATGGCGTTGGTGTGGCCCGCGCTGCACGCATGGGTCGGCGGCGAGCCGGACGTTCATCTGCGCGCGAAACGCATGGGGTGGTTCAACATCTCATGGAGCTGCGGCTTTGCGTTGAGTCCGCTGGCGGCGGGTCCGCTGTTCGATCACGATTACCGCCTGCCTTTCTTCGCGCTCACGGGGCTTTGCGCGGTCTGCGCCGTGCTTCTTCGAAGCCTTCCCCATGAAAAAGATCATTACCATCCTGCCAGCGAGGAACTGCTGGCGGCGCGGGCCGGGCATGATCGCGCGAGCGAGGCGCACTTGTACAGCGCGTGGTGCGCGACCTTCGCCGGCAGTGTTCTTGCAACGGTCACGCGCAACGTGTTTCCAAAACGGATTGACGAACTCGTGGCGTCAGGCGAACTGCGTTTTTTCTGGGAGGATGCTCCGGCCGCTATCCTTACAGCCGATGCCGCCACAAAATATTCCTGGCTTGCGTTCGCGCTCGGCGCGACGACCGTCCTCTCCTTTTTCATCCTTGGCCGGACGCGGCGCTGGCATCATAACGCGGCGTTTGTGCTGGGACTCGAGGCGCTGGTGGCGGCGGCGTTTTGGGCGTTGGGAACGACCCGCAGTCTCGCCGTCATGTCGCTTTGTTTTATTGTCACGGGCGCCTTTGCCGGCGTGACGTTTTTTCAGGGCGTTTATTACAGTATGGCCGACACCGGGCAAAAACACCGCCGGGCCGCCATCAATGAAGGCGCCGTCGGGCTGGGCGGTTTTGCCGGCAGCTTGGTTTTCGGCTACCTGGCCGGACGCCACGGTATGGCCATGCCCTTTCACTACACGCCCGTGTTCGTCGCCGCGATGATGGCGCTTCAGATGGCGCTTTTGCGTCACGGCCGGCGAAGGGAAGATTGA